A single region of the Marmota flaviventris isolate mMarFla1 chromosome 10, mMarFla1.hap1, whole genome shotgun sequence genome encodes:
- the Rtca gene encoding RNA 3'-terminal phosphate cyclase isoform X1, which translates to MAGQRVEVDGGILEGGGQILRVSTALSCVLGLPLRVHKIRAGRSTPGLRPQHLSGLEMIRDLCDGQLEGAAIGSTEVTFTPEKIKGGIHTADTKTAGSVCLLMQVSMPCVLFAASPSELHLKGGTNAEMAPQIDYTVMVFKPIVEKFGFNFNCDIKMRGYYPKGGGEVIVRMSPVTQLNPINLTDRGSVTKIYGRAFVAGVLPFKVAKDMAAAAVRCIRKEIRDLYVNIQPVQEPKDQAFGNGNGIIIIAETSTGCLFAGSSLGKRGVNADKVGIDAAEMLLANLRHGGTVDEFLQDQLIIFMALANGVSRIKTGPVTLHTQTAIHFAEQLAKAKFTVKKSEDEEDSSKDTYIIECQGIGMRNPNL; encoded by the exons ATGGCGGGGCAGCGGGTGGAGGTCGACGGCGGGATCTTGGAAGGG GGCGGCCAGATCCTCAGGGTCTCCACCGCCCTCAGCTGTGTCCTGGGCCTCCCCTTGCGGGTGCATAAGATCCGGGCGGGCCGCAGCACGCCAGGCCTGAG GCCTCAACATTTATCTGGACTGGAAATGATTCGAGATTTGTGTGATGGGCAGCTGGAGGGGGCAGCAATTGGTTCAACTGAAGTAACCTTCACACCAGAGAAGATCAAAGGTGGAATCCACACAGCAGATACCAAGACAGCAGG GAGTGTGTGCCTCTTGATGCAGGTTTCAATGCCATGTGTTCTGTTTGCTGCTTCTCCATCAGAACTTCATTTGAAAGGTGGAACTAATGCTGAAATGGCACCACAAATCGACTACACAGTGATG gtcTTCAAGCCAATTGTTGaaaaatttggttttaattttaattgtgacATCAAAATGAG GGGCTATTATCCAAAAGGTGGTGGTGAAGTAATTGTTCGGATGTCACCAGTTACACAATTGAACCCAATAAATTTGACTGATCGTGGCTCTGTGACTAAGATATATGGAAGAGCTTTTGTTGCTGGTGTTCTGCCATTTAAA GTAGCAAAAGATATGGCAGCAGCAGCTGTGAGATGCATCAGAAAGGAGATCAGAGATCTATATGTTAACATCCAGCCTGTTCAGGAACCCAAAGACCAAGCATTTGGCAATGGAAATGGAATAAT AATTATTGCTGAGACATCCACAGGCTGTTTGTTTGCTGGATCATCGCTTGGGAAACGAG GTGTAAATGCAGACAAGGTTGGAATTGATGCTGCTGAAATGCTGTTAGCTAATCTTAGACATGGTGGAACTGTGGATGAGTTTCTGCAAGACCAG ctGATTATTTTCATGGCATTAGCCAATGGAGTTTCCAGAATAAAAACAGGACCGGTTACACTCCATACACAAACTGCTATACATTTTGCTGAACAACTAGCAAAG